A window from Bubalus kerabau isolate K-KA32 ecotype Philippines breed swamp buffalo unplaced genomic scaffold, PCC_UOA_SB_1v2 scaffold_54, whole genome shotgun sequence encodes these proteins:
- the LOC129640901 gene encoding liprin-alpha-1-like — translation MEERLAALFAHVTELKEDLDTARKDLLKSEDVNRKLQQDVHEASLVTSVEPVLSERWEHAVWALLRQLAWPSSLVF, via the exons atggaggagcgcctggcagccctctttgcccatgtgacagagctgaaggaggacctggacacggccaggaaggacctcctcaagtccgaGGACGTGAACAGGAAACTGCAGCAGGATGTTCACGAA gcgagtctggtgacgtctgtggagcccgttctctcggagagatgggagcatgctgtgtgggctctgctgaggcagcttgcctggccatcttctctagttttctga